Proteins from a single region of Desulfitibacter alkalitolerans DSM 16504:
- a CDS encoding EAL domain-containing protein has product MSSLAVRERNNIYPVYQPIYSLEKMRIVGYEALIRSQTGLSPIELFNRAEKEGRTVEFDIECINSAILNIPRIRGVLFLNIRPSTLMWLSKNNYNRLNIPTNKVVLEITEVEEISDMECFIKVLENLRELGYRYSIDDIATGFNRLHLVLASAPDYIKLDGPIIKDCDKYSNKCSVIKHLVAIGKDIGSIVIAENIENCNELQIVKDLGVTYAQGFYLGRPSAVI; this is encoded by the coding sequence ATGTCAAGTCTTGCAGTAAGGGAAAGAAACAATATTTATCCAGTTTATCAACCAATTTATTCTCTAGAAAAAATGAGGATTGTAGGGTATGAAGCTCTAATTAGATCCCAAACTGGCCTCTCCCCAATAGAACTTTTCAATAGAGCTGAAAAGGAAGGGAGAACAGTAGAATTTGATATTGAATGTATAAATAGTGCAATATTAAACATTCCAAGAATCAGAGGGGTTCTTTTTTTAAATATTAGACCTTCCACATTAATGTGGTTGTCTAAAAACAATTATAACAGGCTAAATATTCCAACAAACAAGGTAGTTCTAGAAATAACTGAGGTGGAGGAAATCTCAGATATGGAATGCTTTATTAAAGTGCTAGAAAATTTAAGGGAGCTTGGTTATAGGTATTCCATTGATGATATTGCAACTGGTTTTAACAGACTTCATCTGGTTCTGGCTTCTGCTCCAGATTATATTAAGTTAGACGGTCCAATTATCAAGGATTGTGATAAATACTCAAATAAGTGTTCTGTTATTAAACACCTAGTAGCAATAGGAAAGGACATTGGAAGTATAGTTATTGCTGAAAATATTGAGAATTGCAATGAGCTTCAAATAGTTAAAGATTTAGGTGTTACATATGCACAAGGATTTTATTTAGGTAGGCCTTCTGCAGTTATATAA
- a CDS encoding type II toxin-antitoxin system HicB family antitoxin — protein sequence MRKLTYFAVFEPTETGYSVYFPDLPGCVSFGEDFEDAQKQASEALGLHIYGMEKDGDEIPAPSKTPQVDPETASGYIISPVTVFPNLVRNELDNRAVKTNLTIPAWLKEMAEAQGVNYSKIFQAALMDYLGVNQKNN from the coding sequence ATGCGTAAACTCACATATTTTGCAGTATTTGAACCGACTGAAACAGGTTATAGTGTATATTTTCCTGACCTACCTGGCTGTGTGAGCTTTGGTGAGGACTTTGAAGATGCACAAAAACAAGCTTCCGAAGCATTAGGCTTGCATATATACGGTATGGAAAAGGATGGGGATGAAATACCTGCTCCATCTAAAACGCCTCAGGTAGATCCAGAAACAGCATCAGGATATATAATTTCTCCTGTTACTGTTTTCCCTAACCTTGTAAGAAATGAATTAGATAATAGGGCAGTAAAAACCAACTTAACTATACCTGCTTGGTTAAAAGAAATGGCAGAGGCCCAAGGGGTTAATTATTCAAAAATATTTCAAGCTGCTCTTATGGATTATCTTGGTGTGAATCAAAAAAACAACTAA
- a CDS encoding VanZ family protein, producing the protein MRKGAWIIVILLIGTLFFLSSIPGLRVLPVLKSINSILISLDLTVIRFSEWLASLIPLDFNELRYIDTLTQDFLIYARENPIIIEFFLRKLAHIFIFFIITIAVFFLLHQYVKKSYAAVVLSLLMGGALSYLDEYRQSFVDGRYSSMVDVFINMIGVTLAICLIMFSLFITKRGRCRIAHHEKSAVKQQQENAPG; encoded by the coding sequence ATGCGAAAAGGGGCATGGATTATAGTTATCTTGTTGATAGGTACTTTATTCTTTTTGTCTTCAATTCCTGGATTAAGGGTTTTGCCAGTATTAAAATCCATAAATTCCATTTTAATCAGCCTTGACCTGACTGTGATAAGGTTTTCTGAGTGGTTGGCAAGTCTCATCCCCCTTGATTTTAATGAACTAAGATATATAGACACCTTAACTCAAGACTTTTTAATCTATGCTCGTGAAAATCCCATTATTATTGAGTTTTTCCTTCGTAAGCTAGCACACATTTTTATCTTCTTTATAATAACTATTGCAGTTTTCTTTCTTCTGCACCAATATGTTAAAAAATCATATGCAGCAGTGGTCCTGTCTCTTTTAATGGGTGGAGCCTTGTCTTATCTAGATGAATACAGGCAGTCCTTTGTAGACGGAAGGTACTCCAGCATGGTCGATGTTTTTATCAATATGATCGGTGTTACCCTGGCAATCTGCCTTATAATGTTTTCTCTTTTCATAACTAAAAGAGGTCGGTGTAGAATTGCGCATCATGAAAAATCTGCCGTAAAACAGCAGCAGGAAAATGCACCTGGTTAA
- a CDS encoding thioredoxin domain-containing protein, with protein sequence MENAHKVNRLIDEKSPYLLQHAYNPVDWYPWGEEAFEKAKKEDKPVFLSIGYSTCHWCHVMERESFEDEEVAGILNKYYISIKVDREERPDIDAIYMAVCQALTGQGGWPLTIVMTPDKKPFFAGTYFPKQRKYGRSGIMEILEQLHDAWETKRDKVLSAGDSIVKGIEDKYFQSEAGVVGRDALERAFNYYSHTFDTLYGGFGEAPKFPSPHNLTFLLRYWKMTGSKKALDMVEKTLQSMYQGGIYDHIGFGFARYSTDKKWLVPHFEKMLYDNALLAIAYLECFQATGNQFYSRVASEIFTYVLRDMTSEEGGFYSAEDADSEGVEGKFYVWSLDEVFEVLGRDRGKLFCQTFDITNMGNFEGESIPNIIGKDLDTGQDLTEEREKLFNRRKERVHPLKDDKILTAWNGLMIAAMAFGGRVLGESKYIKAAESAADFITARLKRADGRLLARYRDGEAAYLAYVDDYAFMIWGLIELYQATFNPRHLALALELNNNMLSLFWDEKEGGLYLYGHDGERLIARPKELYDGAMPSGNSVAAVNFLKLAALTGDENISRIAQRQLKTFGGTVSQSPPGYAHFLMAVYFAEVASTEVSIVGDLESKETAALLKAVNKGFNPERVVAVKMPGAPGDEISRLIPILNERKGLEGKPTAYVCKNFSCQPPVTDAAQLEKLLN encoded by the coding sequence GTGGAAAATGCACATAAAGTAAATAGATTGATAGATGAAAAATCACCATATTTGCTCCAGCATGCCTATAACCCAGTTGACTGGTATCCCTGGGGTGAGGAAGCATTTGAAAAGGCTAAAAAAGAAGACAAACCTGTATTCTTAAGCATAGGCTACAGCACCTGCCATTGGTGTCATGTAATGGAACGGGAATCCTTTGAGGATGAAGAGGTTGCAGGGATTTTAAATAAATATTACATATCAATTAAAGTTGATAGGGAAGAAAGGCCCGATATAGATGCAATTTATATGGCAGTATGCCAGGCACTTACTGGGCAGGGCGGGTGGCCCCTGACCATAGTCATGACTCCTGATAAAAAGCCCTTCTTTGCAGGAACATACTTTCCTAAACAGAGGAAGTATGGAAGGTCAGGAATAATGGAAATACTTGAGCAGCTCCATGATGCATGGGAAACTAAAAGAGACAAGGTTCTTAGTGCGGGAGATTCTATTGTAAAAGGTATTGAGGATAAATACTTTCAAAGTGAAGCTGGTGTAGTTGGCAGGGATGCCCTTGAGCGTGCTTTTAATTATTATAGCCATACATTTGATACCCTGTATGGCGGATTTGGGGAAGCACCAAAGTTTCCTAGTCCACATAATTTAACTTTTCTGCTGCGTTATTGGAAAATGACTGGCAGCAAAAAAGCCCTGGATATGGTTGAAAAGACCCTTCAATCCATGTATCAGGGTGGAATCTACGACCACATTGGCTTTGGCTTTGCCAGATACTCAACTGACAAGAAATGGCTGGTGCCCCATTTCGAGAAAATGCTCTACGATAATGCGCTGTTAGCCATAGCTTATTTAGAGTGTTTTCAGGCTACTGGAAATCAATTTTATTCAAGGGTTGCCAGTGAGATTTTTACCTATGTACTTAGAGATATGACCTCAGAGGAGGGTGGATTTTACTCTGCAGAGGATGCAGATTCTGAAGGAGTAGAAGGTAAGTTTTATGTATGGTCTCTTGATGAGGTATTCGAGGTGCTCGGCAGGGACAGAGGAAAACTCTTTTGTCAGACCTTTGATATTACGAATATGGGAAATTTTGAGGGAGAGAGCATTCCCAACATTATTGGTAAAGACCTGGATACTGGACAAGATCTAACCGAGGAAAGAGAGAAGTTATTTAACCGTCGGAAGGAAAGGGTTCACCCACTTAAGGATGATAAGATCCTTACGGCATGGAATGGTTTAATGATAGCTGCCATGGCATTTGGTGGGCGGGTGCTGGGGGAGAGCAAGTACATTAAAGCAGCAGAAAGTGCGGCAGATTTTATAACAGCTAGACTAAAAAGAGCAGATGGCAGGCTTCTAGCCCGTTACAGGGATGGTGAAGCTGCATATTTAGCTTATGTTGATGATTATGCATTCATGATCTGGGGTTTAATTGAACTATATCAAGCCACTTTTAACCCGAGACACCTGGCTTTGGCTCTTGAGTTAAATAACAATATGCTCAGCCTGTTCTGGGATGAAAAGGAAGGCGGACTATATTTATATGGACATGATGGTGAAAGACTTATTGCAAGACCCAAGGAGTTATATGATGGTGCCATGCCCTCAGGAAATTCAGTAGCAGCAGTCAATTTCTTGAAATTAGCTGCCCTGACAGGGGATGAAAATATTTCTAGAATAGCCCAGAGGCAGTTAAAGACCTTTGGAGGTACAGTAAGCCAGTCGCCACCTGGATATGCACACTTTCTCATGGCAGTCTATTTTGCTGAGGTTGCCTCAACTGAAGTTAGTATTGTTGGAGACCTTGAAAGCAAAGAAACAGCAGCCTTGTTGAAGGCAGTAAATAAAGGCTTTAATCCTGAAAGGGTGGTTGCAGTTAAAATGCCTGGGGCCCCAGGAGATGAAATCAGCAGGTTGATTCCAATCCTAAATGAAAGAAAGGGCCTGGAGGGAAAGCCCACAGCTTATGTATGTAAAAATTTCTCATGTCAACCTCCCGTCACTGATGCCGCCCAGTTAGAGAAATTGCTTAACTAA
- a CDS encoding DUF418 domain-containing protein — MNDQPQGVDLNNTLIDGPVQPQERIEVLDVIRGFALLGILIVNMAYFSYPLMYLEILGREMWTAASDKAVFAVINLFIEGKFYSMFSFLFGLGFVIFIERARARSSRPTLLFYRRLFILLLIGLVHAFFIWFGDILVSYALLGLLLPLFFNRKPKTILIWIAVFFFIAVLPVALMVLSTGLLDEAGYAAYMQEFFAVMESKVDNSLYAYSQGTFAELMAQRVEDTLFTYNYFFFVAPLIFPMFLLGLYAGKRGVFQNIEANLPSIKRIWKWSLIIGFTMSIVKYTSKLQIDPVTASFYDLINMGARVFADPGLSVFYMTSIVLLYQNRQWMERLKPLAYVGRMALSNYLFQSMVCTTIFYSYGLGLYGQVGHAAGMVLTITIFTAQIFISRYWLERYRFGPMEWVWRTLTYGKLSGMKLRSR; from the coding sequence ATGAACGACCAACCCCAGGGTGTGGATTTAAATAACACACTAATAGATGGGCCTGTGCAGCCCCAGGAAAGAATTGAAGTCCTTGATGTTATACGCGGATTTGCCCTGCTGGGAATATTAATTGTAAATATGGCATATTTCAGTTACCCCCTTATGTACCTGGAAATACTAGGCAGGGAAATGTGGACAGCTGCCTCGGATAAAGCAGTTTTTGCAGTTATCAACCTCTTTATTGAGGGGAAATTCTATTCCATGTTTTCCTTTCTTTTTGGCCTTGGTTTTGTAATATTTATTGAGAGGGCCAGGGCAAGAAGCAGCAGGCCGACACTTCTTTTTTATAGAAGGCTTTTCATATTACTGCTTATAGGTTTAGTTCATGCTTTTTTTATCTGGTTTGGAGATATTCTCGTTTCTTACGCACTACTTGGTTTATTATTGCCCTTATTCTTTAACCGCAAACCTAAAACCATTCTTATATGGATTGCAGTATTTTTCTTTATAGCAGTACTACCTGTGGCTTTAATGGTTTTATCCACAGGGCTATTAGATGAAGCAGGCTATGCTGCTTACATGCAGGAATTTTTTGCCGTTATGGAAAGTAAGGTAGACAATTCTCTTTATGCCTATAGTCAGGGTACCTTTGCTGAGCTAATGGCCCAGCGTGTGGAGGACACCCTCTTTACATATAATTATTTCTTTTTTGTTGCACCTTTAATTTTTCCCATGTTTTTATTAGGTCTTTATGCCGGCAAAAGGGGTGTGTTCCAGAACATTGAGGCCAATCTCCCCTCTATAAAAAGAATTTGGAAGTGGAGTTTGATTATTGGCTTTACCATGAGCATTGTAAAATATACAAGCAAACTTCAGATAGACCCGGTTACTGCCTCTTTCTATGATTTGATTAACATGGGTGCCAGGGTTTTTGCAGATCCTGGTCTAAGTGTTTTCTACATGACATCAATTGTGTTATTGTACCAAAATAGACAATGGATGGAGAGATTAAAGCCCCTGGCATATGTGGGCAGAATGGCCTTAAGCAATTATCTGTTCCAATCCATGGTTTGCACAACTATTTTTTACAGTTATGGGTTGGGACTTTATGGCCAGGTTGGGCATGCTGCAGGAATGGTTTTGACAATTACTATTTTTACTGCTCAAATCTTTATCAGCAGATACTGGTTAGAACGCTATCGCTTTGGCCCCATGGAGTGGGTTTGGAGAACCTTAACCTATGGCAAGCTTTCTGGGATGAAGCTAAGGAGCAGGTAA
- a CDS encoding Fic family protein, translating to MAFKNYPDKCNMSVKENVFHAKKLIVQNIYNSARLEGCNVTFPQTETILSGVNVPGVSIDDIECILNLRNAWRYMLKTIEAPLTLDYICKIHSEVARNEALEWGVLRNGKVGISGTAYIPPVPDEKEIIIRLNEILSLNSVTSRSIYYFLWATRSQLFWDGNKRTSTLIANKILISTGKGIFTVKEKDLLEFNAKLLAFYDRGNYSKINDFLYENCIICY from the coding sequence ATGGCTTTCAAAAACTATCCAGATAAATGTAACATGTCTGTTAAAGAAAACGTATTTCATGCAAAAAAATTAATTGTACAAAACATCTACAATAGTGCTAGGCTAGAGGGTTGCAATGTTACCTTCCCGCAAACAGAAACCATATTAAGTGGTGTCAATGTTCCAGGAGTTAGTATTGATGATATAGAGTGCATACTTAACCTTAGAAATGCATGGCGATATATGCTAAAAACAATTGAAGCTCCATTGACTTTGGATTATATCTGTAAAATACACTCTGAGGTTGCAAGAAATGAAGCTCTAGAATGGGGAGTTTTGAGAAATGGTAAGGTAGGAATATCAGGAACTGCATATATTCCTCCTGTACCAGATGAAAAGGAAATAATAATTAGACTCAACGAAATATTAAGCCTTAACTCTGTAACTTCAAGATCCATATATTATTTTTTATGGGCCACACGTAGTCAATTGTTTTGGGATGGTAACAAAAGAACAAGTACATTAATTGCAAATAAAATACTTATATCTACAGGGAAAGGTATCTTTACTGTTAAAGAAAAAGACCTTCTTGAATTCAATGCCAAATTGCTAGCTTTTTATGATAGGGGGAATTATTCTAAGATTAACGATTTTCTGTATGAAAATTGTATTATTTGCTACTAA
- a CDS encoding superoxide dismutase, producing MKYELPELPYAYNALEPHYDEQTVKLHHGAHHKAYVDGLNNAVSKLAEAREAGDFSLVKHWERELAFHGSGHILHTLFWNNMSPNGGGSPTGQVAEQIEKDFGSFEAFKKQFSAATAAVEGSGWGILVWNPHGNRLEIMQAEKHQDLTIWGAIPLLVCDVWEHAYYLKYQNKRPAWIEAWWNLVNWQDVDSRLAKVKS from the coding sequence ATGAAATACGAACTGCCTGAATTGCCATATGCATATAATGCTCTGGAGCCCCATTATGATGAGCAAACAGTAAAGCTCCACCATGGTGCACACCACAAGGCTTATGTTGATGGGCTTAACAATGCAGTCTCAAAGCTTGCCGAGGCAAGGGAAGCTGGGGATTTCAGCTTGGTCAAGCACTGGGAAAGGGAGTTGGCCTTTCATGGATCAGGCCATATACTCCATACCCTTTTCTGGAACAACATGTCGCCCAATGGAGGCGGCTCCCCTACTGGACAAGTTGCTGAACAAATAGAAAAGGACTTTGGGAGCTTTGAAGCTTTTAAAAAGCAGTTTTCTGCAGCAACAGCTGCCGTTGAAGGCTCTGGATGGGGAATTCTCGTATGGAATCCCCATGGAAACAGATTGGAAATTATGCAGGCTGAAAAGCATCAGGATTTAACCATCTGGGGAGCAATTCCACTTCTTGTCTGTGATGTGTGGGAGCATGCCTATTATCTTAAGTATCAAAACAAAAGACCTGCCTGGATAGAAGCCTGGTGGAACCTGGTAAACTGGCAGGATGTTGATTCTAGATTGGCAAAGGTAAAGAGCTGA
- a CDS encoding FmdE family protein: MKAVENINELWQKAVEFHGHACPGLAYGVRAGALALEKLMYGRAADEELIAIVETDSCSVDGIQVVTGCTLGKGNLIFKDLGKSAFTFALRNNGKSVRIVMDAGNAHRPDDELREKVMTGRASAEEKQLFKEMKENRIRHILEAPEGEVCTVQWVDVKLPEKAQIFKSIPCEACGELFMEPRGRIKDGKIVCLSCFSEYTRGW, translated from the coding sequence ATGAAAGCCGTAGAAAATATTAATGAACTCTGGCAAAAAGCAGTAGAGTTTCATGGCCATGCTTGTCCCGGTCTTGCCTATGGAGTAAGGGCAGGTGCACTTGCACTGGAAAAACTAATGTATGGACGTGCAGCAGATGAGGAATTAATTGCCATAGTGGAGACCGATTCCTGCAGTGTAGATGGGATACAAGTAGTAACAGGCTGTACCCTGGGAAAGGGCAATTTAATTTTTAAAGATCTTGGAAAGTCAGCCTTTACCTTTGCCCTGCGTAATAATGGAAAGTCTGTTAGAATAGTTATGGATGCTGGTAACGCCCATAGACCAGATGATGAGTTAAGAGAAAAGGTTATGACAGGCAGGGCCTCTGCAGAGGAGAAGCAGCTTTTTAAAGAAATGAAGGAAAATAGAATCAGGCATATCCTGGAGGCACCAGAGGGTGAGGTGTGCACTGTCCAATGGGTAGATGTTAAACTGCCTGAAAAGGCCCAAATATTCAAGTCAATTCCCTGTGAAGCATGTGGAGAGCTCTTCATGGAACCAAGGGGAAGGATCAAGGATGGCAAGATTGTTTGTTTAAGCTGTTTTAGTGAATATACCAGGGGTTGGTAA
- a CDS encoding sigma 54-interacting transcriptional regulator yields MNITKIAMIVPRKDMATLARDVCQELGAKVHISIGEGSAAINMAKKLASNGIEIIISNSKTTSAIKSVVNLPVTELTFTSWDILSALNEAKKISDKIAIIKCEALNCSMHYAQRLLGISLYEINLTHEVEKCFLGLKDLGLKVAVVQEEHRLACEKHGIIPITISYGRESIRQAITLASDVLTAKQNEVIRFEWINKALDSMFEGLLAVDQRGIICFINKKAEILLGLSKSEILDKHYTKVLPEFAFEDALRFKQKRISDYHTHKGMGIVANITPIVIGSESIGAVCTLNGVEIIERMKQKSAVDTNHGLYANYTFNNLVTKSDCLIKVIETAKKYAGVDSNVLIIGETGTGKEIFAQSIHNHSERKNYSFVSVNCAALPENLLESELFGYEEGAFTGAKKGGKIGLFELADKGTIFLDEIGEVSLEIQARLLRVLQQREIMKVGGSKLIKVDVRVLAATNKNILQLVEKGLFRRDLYHRLNVLNINIPPLRERPKDIPVLANYLVKKNSKRLNRPMPAFSKEAIEILEKYKWPGNVRELENIIERMVVLKDGLEVAPDDLINLLDTRNKNGELANQISINLNQTLAQIENGVIREALKISKTKEEAANILGISTTTLWRKTKNLSS; encoded by the coding sequence GTGAACATAACTAAAATAGCAATGATCGTTCCTCGTAAGGATATGGCTACTTTAGCAAGGGATGTATGCCAGGAGCTTGGTGCAAAAGTGCATATCTCCATTGGGGAAGGCTCTGCTGCGATAAATATGGCCAAAAAACTTGCGAGCAATGGTATTGAAATAATTATTAGCAACAGTAAAACTACCTCGGCTATTAAGTCTGTTGTTAACCTGCCTGTGACAGAATTAACCTTTACAAGCTGGGATATACTTTCTGCATTGAATGAGGCGAAAAAAATAAGTGACAAAATAGCTATTATCAAGTGTGAAGCATTAAACTGTAGTATGCATTATGCACAAAGGCTGTTGGGGATATCCTTATACGAGATTAATCTCACCCATGAAGTAGAAAAGTGCTTTTTGGGGTTAAAAGATCTGGGCTTAAAAGTAGCCGTGGTTCAAGAAGAGCATAGACTAGCATGTGAAAAGCACGGCATTATCCCTATTACAATATCATATGGACGTGAATCAATTAGACAAGCAATAACCCTTGCTAGCGATGTATTAACTGCCAAGCAAAATGAGGTTATTAGATTTGAGTGGATTAATAAAGCGTTGGATTCCATGTTTGAAGGCTTGTTGGCAGTTGACCAGAGGGGGATTATATGTTTTATCAATAAGAAAGCTGAAATATTATTAGGCCTTAGCAAAAGTGAAATTTTAGATAAACACTATACAAAGGTACTACCTGAGTTTGCCTTTGAAGATGCATTAAGATTTAAACAGAAACGCATTAGTGATTACCATACCCATAAAGGAATGGGCATAGTAGCTAACATCACACCTATCGTTATTGGTTCAGAGTCCATCGGAGCTGTCTGTACACTAAATGGTGTTGAGATCATTGAAAGGATGAAACAGAAGAGTGCTGTAGATACCAACCATGGTCTATATGCTAATTATACCTTTAATAACTTAGTAACTAAAAGTGATTGCCTAATAAAAGTAATAGAAACAGCTAAGAAGTATGCTGGTGTTGATTCTAATGTATTAATTATTGGAGAGACTGGAACGGGCAAAGAAATATTTGCACAGAGCATTCATAACCATAGTGAACGTAAAAATTATTCTTTTGTAAGTGTTAATTGTGCTGCATTACCGGAAAACCTTCTTGAAAGCGAACTGTTTGGATATGAGGAAGGTGCTTTTACAGGTGCAAAAAAAGGCGGGAAAATAGGTTTGTTTGAACTTGCTGACAAAGGCACGATTTTTCTAGATGAAATTGGTGAAGTATCTTTAGAAATTCAGGCAAGGCTTCTAAGAGTTTTGCAGCAGCGTGAAATTATGAAAGTTGGTGGCAGCAAGCTAATCAAGGTTGATGTTCGAGTGCTTGCTGCAACTAACAAAAATATTTTACAGCTTGTTGAAAAGGGTTTGTTTAGAAGAGATTTGTATCATCGCTTAAATGTATTAAACATTAATATACCGCCTTTAAGAGAGAGACCTAAGGATATACCTGTTCTGGCAAATTATCTTGTCAAAAAAAATTCTAAAAGGCTAAACAGGCCAATGCCTGCCTTTTCCAAAGAAGCCATTGAAATACTTGAAAAGTACAAATGGCCTGGTAATGTAAGAGAGCTTGAAAATATAATTGAAAGAATGGTCGTGTTGAAGGATGGTTTGGAAGTTGCGCCAGATGATTTAATTAATTTGCTTGACACTAGGAACAAAAATGGTGAGCTAGCTAACCAAATATCCATAAACCTAAATCAAACACTTGCGCAAATAGAAAACGGGGTTATCAGAGAAGCTCTTAAAATTTCAAAAACCAAGGAAGAGGCTGCAAACATTTTAGGTATTAGCACAACGACTCTGTGGAGAAAGACGAAAAACCTTTCAAGTTGA
- a CDS encoding four-carbon acid sugar kinase family protein: MKKIGIIADNLIGANDTGVQFSKHGLATTVVLELNKLKRFKNTVKVISVNTDTRLLTADQAYEHVSEVTKLLKENGCSHFYKKIDSTLRGNPGVEIKAVMDKLGLVTSIIVPAFSANNRIVENGYLLIDQGGDGNNTSFPVCHVPTMLEKEVNETVALINISFVRQGMFSLQQKILNLKDAGAKFIVVDAVTEDDLYIISKALKLFVNDSVIAGSAGLGAYMPIVLNLMDDKAFKFNNKECSVLVLAGTYNQVTADQINELKKSLNIEVVEFSTDILRTGNINEEIKKVTLKAEEILKRKKATLIAVDTLLKDRQALEGYKISENVRLYGKQIADSLGLIAKELIMKGLVTDLVISGGGTLTQATKVMGACGITLEKELLPGIPSGRLKGGDCDGIHIVTKAGGFGTEDSLVKIVRYLEKGNIYAIYD, encoded by the coding sequence GTGAAAAAGATAGGTATAATAGCCGACAACTTAATAGGGGCAAATGATACAGGAGTTCAATTTAGCAAGCATGGTCTAGCTACAACAGTAGTCTTGGAATTAAATAAGCTTAAAAGATTCAAAAATACGGTTAAAGTAATTTCTGTTAATACTGATACTAGACTTTTAACTGCAGACCAGGCCTATGAGCATGTTTCAGAAGTAACAAAGCTTCTAAAAGAAAATGGATGCAGCCATTTTTACAAAAAAATCGACTCCACACTCAGAGGTAACCCAGGAGTGGAGATTAAGGCAGTTATGGACAAGCTTGGGTTAGTAACAAGTATAATAGTACCTGCTTTTTCTGCAAATAATCGTATTGTGGAAAATGGCTACTTGCTGATAGACCAAGGGGGCGATGGAAATAACACAAGCTTTCCAGTATGTCATGTGCCTACGATGCTGGAAAAAGAGGTAAATGAAACAGTAGCTTTAATTAATATAAGCTTTGTCAGACAAGGAATGTTTAGCCTGCAGCAGAAGATTTTAAATTTGAAAGATGCTGGTGCAAAGTTTATTGTGGTTGATGCTGTTACCGAAGATGATTTATACATTATATCTAAAGCCCTCAAGCTTTTTGTTAATGATTCAGTTATTGCCGGATCCGCTGGTTTGGGTGCTTATATGCCAATAGTATTAAATCTTATGGATGATAAAGCTTTTAAGTTTAATAACAAAGAGTGCTCAGTACTAGTATTGGCTGGTACCTATAATCAAGTTACAGCAGATCAAATTAATGAACTTAAAAAGTCATTAAATATTGAAGTTGTTGAGTTTTCAACAGATATACTTAGGACAGGGAATATTAACGAGGAAATTAAAAAAGTGACCTTAAAAGCCGAGGAAATACTTAAAAGAAAAAAGGCAACCCTTATAGCAGTTGATACCCTACTTAAGGATAGACAAGCCTTAGAGGGTTATAAAATATCAGAAAATGTAAGATTGTATGGTAAGCAAATTGCCGATTCACTTGGTTTGATAGCTAAAGAGCTAATAATGAAGGGACTAGTTACTGATCTTGTTATTTCTGGAGGAGGAACTCTAACCCAGGCTACCAAGGTTATGGGAGCTTGTGGAATTACTTTAGAAAAAGAACTTCTGCCTGGAATTCCATCGGGACGACTTAAAGGTGGAGATTGTGATGGAATCCATATAGTTACAAAAGCAGGTGGATTTGGCACAGAGGACTCCCTGGTTAAAATTGTACGGTATTTAGAAAAAGGTAATATTTACGCAATATATGATTGA